From the Bacteroidota bacterium genome, one window contains:
- a CDS encoding T9SS type A sorting domain-containing protein, translating to MKKLILLLFITICASTSKSQSLQNSEWFGTNPPSINLYFLFGQDTLFYATTASGYSPLSLYTSNNGQFAIFDLGTSCSDTGNYTYVIQGTNLIFTPVVDLCAQRRNTLTQYSWVRINTGVSETKIPGNNLLQFVNPAVEGISAFKYNGNNFTAAQIMVCDMYGRKIYSGNLSDLNGQINLSDFTRGMYLVSLIEENINYTFKIFR from the coding sequence ATGAAAAAGCTCATACTATTGTTATTCATCACTATTTGTGCTTCAACTTCAAAATCGCAAAGCCTTCAAAATTCAGAGTGGTTCGGCACCAATCCTCCGAGTATCAATCTTTATTTTCTTTTTGGACAGGACACTTTATTTTACGCTACAACCGCTTCAGGATATTCACCATTGAGTTTATATACATCAAACAACGGACAATTTGCCATTTTTGATCTTGGTACATCCTGTAGCGATACAGGTAATTATACATATGTGATTCAGGGAACCAACCTGATTTTTACACCAGTGGTCGATCTGTGCGCTCAAAGAAGAAATACCCTGACACAATATTCCTGGGTAAGAATAAATACCGGCGTTTCTGAAACGAAAATACCTGGAAATAACCTCTTGCAATTCGTGAACCCTGCTGTGGAAGGTATTTCTGCATTTAAATACAATGGAAATAATTTCACAGCGGCTCAAATCATGGTCTGTGACATGTACGGCAGAAAAATTTATTCAGGGAATCTTTCAGACTTAAATGGGCAGATTAACCTGTCTGATTTTACAAGAGGAATGTATCTTGTAAGTCTGATTGAAGAAAACATAAATTATACATTCAAAATTTTCCGTTAA